The Streptomyces cathayae DNA segment GTACGTCGACGACCCGGCCGAGGGCGTGCGCAACACGGTGGCGGCCCTGCGCCCCGGAGGGGTCCTCAGCCTGCTCGCCGCCGGCCTCGGCGGCGCCGTGCTCGCCCGCGCCCTCGCCGGTCACTTCAAGGAGGCCCGGCAGGCGCTCGATGACCCGAACGGCCGATGGGGCACGGGCGATCCCGTACCGCGCCGCTTCACCGTCGACCAGCTCACCGGTCTGGTCGAGGACGCGGGGCTGCGGGTCGGCGCCGTGCACGGGGTGCGGGTCTTCGCGGATCTCGTTCCCGGCGTGCTCGTGGACACCGAGCCCGGGGCCCTGGACGCACTGCTGAAGCTGGAGGCCGCGGCGGCGGAACTCGACGCCTTCCACTCCGTGGCCACCCAACTCCATGTGCTCGGTGAGGCGCGGGGGACCACCGGGACCTGAGTGATCTTCTGTGACGCGTCGCTGATCAGCGACGCGTCCGTCGGCCCGCCGGTGCATGGAGTGGGCCACAGGCCCCCCGAATGGCGGCGGGGCACCGTATGATCGAGGGAGACCGACCGGCATGACGGCTCGGCCATCGGGGAATGAGAAGTCTCGAGCGGCCCGGGACGCGCATGGCGGGTTTCGGTCGGCCAGTTGGCGCAGAGGGGCGGGTTTCACGGGGTCGAAACCCCGCCTATCCTGAAGGGACCCCCCGGGTCGCCCCGGCGACTTGCACGATGAGGAGGACGCCGTGCCGCTCTCGGAGCACGAGCAGCGCATGCTCGAGCAAATGGAGCGAGCGCTGTACGCCGAAGATCCCAAGTTCGCGTCGGCGCTCGAGGGAAGTGTCCTGCGTACGTACACCCGTCGGCGGGTCTACCAGGCGGTCGCGGGCTTCCTCGTAGGTATTGCGCTCCTCATGGCCGGAATGGTCGCCCAGCAGGTCTGGCTCAGTGTGGTGGGCTTCCTCGTCATGCTGGGCTGTGCGGTCCTCGCCGTGACGGGCTGGCGCAAAGCCCCCAAGCCCGGTGAGCAGCCCGTCGGAGCCGTGGGCTCCACGGGTCCGCCGCAGTCCGGCCGTCAGAGCAGGCAGCGACGCTCCGTGATGAACCGCATAGAGGAGCGCTGGCAGCGCCGCCGCGACGAACAGGGCGGCGGGCAGTAGCTCCCGCACCCGGCTCCCGCAGACAGTTCCAGGACACCTGAAGACCGAGAGCACGGATCAGGGGGTGGCCACCGGACCGGTGGCCACCCCCTGATCCGTGTCCGCACCGGGACTCGGAGGCGGGGGCCGCACCACTCCACCCGGCCCCCGCCTCACCCCGCCTGCCTCACTCCCGCTTCACCCCTGCCGCCGCGAGGGCTCCCGCAAGAGCTCCCGCGGCGGCTTCCGTCAGGTGGGCCGCCGCCCGGTGGGCCGCCGCCCGGTGGGCCGCCGCCCGGTGGGCCGCCGCCCGGTGGGCCGCCACGTCGGCCGCAGCGCGAGGGCGCGTTCCCGGACGCCGGCCCACCGGGCCGACACCGACCACACCACCCGCACCGTGGAACGCGGGGCGAACAGCGCGCGCAGCCACGTGCCACGGCCGACCACGGACCGCAGACCGGCCGTCACCCGGCGCACGTCGTCCGCCGACCCCGCCGCGGGGCGCGGCCGCGGCGCGTAGAGGACCTGCTCCACGGCGTCCGCCACCCGGTGCGCCGCGGCCGCGGCATCCGGGTCGAGCCGGCCGAGCCGGACGATCCGGGCCGCCGCCTTGCGCGGGGTCAGCGACTCGTCTGGGGAGATGCCGAAGTCCCACGCGGTGTCGGTCAGCTCGTCCCAGACGGCCAGGACGTGCGCGGCCGCGTCCGCCTCCGAACGGCCGTGCGCGCCCAGGCGCACCGCCCGGATCCGCAGCCGCCACGCCATCGGCGCCAGCGGCAGCACCAGGACGGCGAGACCCGCCAGCGCCCACGCCAGCACCGCGTACCACCGGGGACCGTCACCGTCCGTGGGCAGCGCCGCCGACGGTGCCTCGCTCTCGCAGCCACCGTCCAGCCTCCGCTGCTCCAGCGTGCAGCCTTCGCGCGAGGACGGGGCGGCCGAGGGCTCCGAGGACGCGGCCTCGGACGGCCGGGCCGGGTCGGGCACCGCGCTGTCCGAGGTGTCCGGCACGGTGTAGGAGGGTGTCGAACCGCGGGTGGGGGTCGGCTCGAAGCGGGTCCAGCCCACGCCCTCGAAGTACAGCTCCGGCCAGGCGTGCGCGTCCCGCAGTCCCACCGACACCGAACCGTCCGCCTGCGGGGTGCCGGGCGCGAAACCCACCGCGACCCGGGCGGGTATGTCCAGCGACCGGGCCATCGAGGCCATGGCGAAGGAGAAGTGGACGCAGAAGCCCTCCTTGTCCCTCAGGAAGCGGGCGATCGCCTGCGAGCCGCTGCCGACGGCGACCTCGGTGTCGTACGTGAAGCCGCCGGTCGAGGCGAAGTACTCCTGGAGCTCGACCGCCCGGTCGTAGTCGTTCGTCGCCTCCTCGGTGACCTGGCGGGCGATCCGGGACACCAGCGCGGGCAGCGAGTCCGGCAGCTCGGTGTAGTCCCGCTTCAGGGCGGCCGGCGGCGCCGACGCGCCGGCCAGCTGCTCCGCCGTGGGCCGCACGTCGAGACTGCGCACGCCGTACGTCAGCCCCTGGGTGTTCTGGCCGTGGTCGCCGACCAGCGTCATCCCGACGGGCTCGTAGCGCCAGTTTCCCCTGATGTCCACGCCGCTCGGCGGGTACGGCATCGGCAGCCAGTCCTGCCCGTACCAGTCGGCGGTCGAGACCGTCGTGGCGATCTCCGCGCGCTCGACGTCCTGGCCGAGACCGGCCGGAGCCGGGAAGCCGCCGCCGGGCACGGTGGTGATGGACCGCTTGGACGGCTTCCAGGTGGTGCCGTCGAAGTCGTCCAGGGAGACGATCCGCAGATACAGGTCCGAGACGTCCTCCATCTCGGTGCGCACGGACATGACCTGGCGGTCCTCGTCCGCGTTCAACGAGTCGCGCAGCGACACCAGCGGGTTCACCGCGGAGATCGTGCCGCCCCCGCCGGAGCCCGAGCCGGAGCCCGAACCCGCCGGGTCCAGCAGGCCGCCGTTCATCGTGGGCAGGGCGAGCGGCACCACCAGGGCGATGCCCACCGCCAGCAGCCCGATCCGCCGTCCGGTGCGTACCGGGGCCCAGGCCCCGGTCGACTCGGTGGCGGGGCCCCGCGCCGCCCCGCCGAAGACCCGTCCCCACCGGGAGAGCCGGTCACGCCCCTCCACGAGGAGCAGCGTCAGATAACCGACCGCCGCCAGCAGGAACCACAGCCAGTCGTTGCCGCCGTCGGACAGCCCCGCGGCCACCGAGTACAGCGCGAGCAGGGGAAGCCCGGCCGGGGCCGCGCTGCGGAAGGTCACCGCGAGGGTGTCCACCAGCAGCCCGATCACCAGGACCCCGCCGACCAGCATCAGCCGGATGCCGTCGGACAACGGCGCCGGTATCGCGTAACGGCCGACGTCGGTACCGCCCTGTCCGAGCAGCTCGGCGAAGAAGCGGAAGGCGTCAGGCCCCGGAACCAGGCCGGCGAACGCGTGCTCACGCGCGAACACCAGGGTCAGCAGCACGAGCGCCACCAGCGCCTGCACGGCCACGGTCAGCGGGCGGGCCAGCGGCACCCGCCGGGCCAGTGCGCCCGCACCGGACTGCACAGACAGGAGAAAGGCCGCCTGCACGATCCAGGAAGCCGGCCTGACCAGAGGCAGCAGCGCGCACGCGGCCAGCAGCGTGGCCGCCCACGAGGCCAGCGTCAGCCGTAGTCGTCCGCTCACCCTGCCCCCTCCCCACCGCGCGCCGTCACCAGACCGAACCGCTCCCGGCCGGCCAGCTGCCACTGATCCTCCAGGGAGGCGCCCCGCGGCACGCTCACGGCCGTCCAGCCCGCTTCGCGCAGCATCCGCAGCCGCTCCCCGCCCCCGTCCAACGGGCCGGAGACGTCCGACGGTTCCCGCAGCCAGGTCCCGCTGTCCAGCACGAAGGCGACGGCGCCCCCGCTGCGTTGCCGCATCCGGGCGAGCACCGACGTCTGCTCCTCGTCGAGATCGCCGAGGAAGGCCACCAGCAGCCCCTCGTTCCCACCGCGGACCATGTCGTAGGCCCGGGACAGGCCCGCCCCGTCGGAGTGGCCGACCACGGCGAGGGCGTCCATCATCAGCCCGGCCGCGTCCGCCGACTCCTGGCTCGCGCCCGCGAACCCGTCGGAGCCCTCGCCCGGCACCGCATCGCCGGTGTCGGTCAGCAGCCGCACCGAGAAGCCCCGCTCCAGCATGTGCACCAGGACGGAGGCCGCACCCGACACCGCCCACTCGAACGCCGCGTCGGGCCCCGCGCCGTCGTAGGCGACGGCGCGGGTGTCCAGCAGCACCGTGCAGCGGGCCCGCTGCGGCTGCTCCTCGCGGCGCACCATCAGCTCGCCGTAGCGCGCGGTGGAACGCCAGTGCACCCGGCGCAGATCGTCGCCGTAGCGGTAGCCGCGCGGGATCACGTCGTCCTCGCCGGCCAGCGCCAGCGAACGCTGCCGTCCGTCGCCGTAGCCCTTGGCCTCACCGCTCAGCCGCACCGGCGGCAGCGGCTCCACGCGCGGGATCACCGTCAGCGTGTCGTAGGTCGAGAAGGACCGGGTCAGCTCGCACATCCCGAACGGGTCGGACAGCCGCAGCTGCAGCGGGCCGAGCGGGTAGCGGCCGCGCAGGTCGGAGC contains these protein-coding regions:
- a CDS encoding DUF3040 domain-containing protein; translated protein: MPLSEHEQRMLEQMERALYAEDPKFASALEGSVLRTYTRRRVYQAVAGFLVGIALLMAGMVAQQVWLSVVGFLVMLGCAVLAVTGWRKAPKPGEQPVGAVGSTGPPQSGRQSRQRRSVMNRIEERWQRRRDEQGGGQ
- a CDS encoding methyltransferase, translated to MSDTLRPRAALRTAVVWEVLQDALRGRAEATGRPALDVLDTGGGSGNFAVPLARLGHRVTVVDPSPDALFALERRAVEEEVADRVKGVQGDVHGLFDVAERGGYDVVLCHGVLEYVDDPAEGVRNTVAALRPGGVLSLLAAGLGGAVLARALAGHFKEARQALDDPNGRWGTGDPVPRRFTVDQLTGLVEDAGLRVGAVHGVRVFADLVPGVLVDTEPGALDALLKLEAAAAELDAFHSVATQLHVLGEARGTTGT
- a CDS encoding DUF58 domain-containing protein, which translates into the protein MSTAGSARAEGARGDRGGLRTALAGLTTRGRSFLAAGAAAVVCAYVLGQSDLLRVGLLLAVLPLMCAGVLHRTRYRVAGSRRLSPARVPAGSEARVHLRMENVSRMPTGLLMLQDRVPYVLGPRPRFVLDRVEAGGRREVSYRVRSDLRGRYPLGPLQLRLSDPFGMCELTRSFSTYDTLTVIPRVEPLPPVRLSGEAKGYGDGRQRSLALAGEDDVIPRGYRYGDDLRRVHWRSTARYGELMVRREEQPQRARCTVLLDTRAVAYDGAGPDAAFEWAVSGAASVLVHMLERGFSVRLLTDTGDAVPGEGSDGFAGASQESADAAGLMMDALAVVGHSDGAGLSRAYDMVRGGNEGLLVAFLGDLDEEQTSVLARMRQRSGGAVAFVLDSGTWLREPSDVSGPLDGGGERLRMLREAGWTAVSVPRGASLEDQWQLAGRERFGLVTARGGEGAG
- a CDS encoding DUF3488 and transglutaminase-like domain-containing protein, with protein sequence MSGRLRLTLASWAATLLAACALLPLVRPASWIVQAAFLLSVQSGAGALARRVPLARPLTVAVQALVALVLLTLVFAREHAFAGLVPGPDAFRFFAELLGQGGTDVGRYAIPAPLSDGIRLMLVGGVLVIGLLVDTLAVTFRSAAPAGLPLLALYSVAAGLSDGGNDWLWFLLAAVGYLTLLLVEGRDRLSRWGRVFGGAARGPATESTGAWAPVRTGRRIGLLAVGIALVVPLALPTMNGGLLDPAGSGSGSGSGGGGTISAVNPLVSLRDSLNADEDRQVMSVRTEMEDVSDLYLRIVSLDDFDGTTWKPSKRSITTVPGGGFPAPAGLGQDVERAEIATTVSTADWYGQDWLPMPYPPSGVDIRGNWRYEPVGMTLVGDHGQNTQGLTYGVRSLDVRPTAEQLAGASAPPAALKRDYTELPDSLPALVSRIARQVTEEATNDYDRAVELQEYFASTGGFTYDTEVAVGSGSQAIARFLRDKEGFCVHFSFAMASMARSLDIPARVAVGFAPGTPQADGSVSVGLRDAHAWPELYFEGVGWTRFEPTPTRGSTPSYTVPDTSDSAVPDPARPSEAASSEPSAAPSSREGCTLEQRRLDGGCESEAPSAALPTDGDGPRWYAVLAWALAGLAVLVLPLAPMAWRLRIRAVRLGAHGRSEADAAAHVLAVWDELTDTAWDFGISPDESLTPRKAAARIVRLGRLDPDAAAAAHRVADAVEQVLYAPRPRPAAGSADDVRRVTAGLRSVVGRGTWLRALFAPRSTVRVVWSVSARWAGVRERALALRPTWRPTGRRPTGRRPTGRRPTGRRPT